A genomic window from Motacilla alba alba isolate MOTALB_02 chromosome 6, Motacilla_alba_V1.0_pri, whole genome shotgun sequence includes:
- the CXCL12 gene encoding stromal cell-derived factor 1 isoform X1, which yields MDLRALALLAFALAVISLSEEKPVSLTYRCPCRFYESNVARANIKHLKILSTPNCSLQIVARLKSNSKQVCIDPKLKWIQEYLEKALNKPRHRTHKKKQQKKRGPLCPSRATPLKSPGRKNGGSRCKRQAL from the exons ATGGACCTCCGCGCCCTGGCGCTGCTCGCCTTCGCCCTGGCCGTCATCTCCCTCTCGGAGG AGAAACCCGTCAGCCTGACTTACCGATGTCCCTGTCGATTCTACGAGAGCAACGTGGCAAGAGCCAATATTAAGCACCTCAAAATCCTCTCCACACCCAACTGCTCACTTCAGATTGT TGCAAGGCTCAAGAGCAACAGCAAGCAAGTGTGCATTGATCCCAAGTTAAAGTGGATCCAGGAATATCTGGAGAAAGCTTTAAACAA aCCACGTCATCGCACTcataaaaaaaagcaacagaagaaaCGGGGCCCACTCTGCCCTTCCCGTGCAACACCACTAAAGTCTCCAGGGAGAAAGAATG GAGGTTCAAGATGTAAGAGGCAAGCATTGTAA
- the CXCL12 gene encoding stromal cell-derived factor 1 isoform X3, protein MDLRALALLAFALAVISLSEEKPVSLTYRCPCRFYESNVARANIKHLKILSTPNCSLQIVARLKSNSKQVCIDPKLKWIQEYLEKALNKRFKM, encoded by the exons ATGGACCTCCGCGCCCTGGCGCTGCTCGCCTTCGCCCTGGCCGTCATCTCCCTCTCGGAGG AGAAACCCGTCAGCCTGACTTACCGATGTCCCTGTCGATTCTACGAGAGCAACGTGGCAAGAGCCAATATTAAGCACCTCAAAATCCTCTCCACACCCAACTGCTCACTTCAGATTGT TGCAAGGCTCAAGAGCAACAGCAAGCAAGTGTGCATTGATCCCAAGTTAAAGTGGATCCAGGAATATCTGGAGAAAGCTTTAAACAA GAGGTTCAAGATGTAA
- the CXCL12 gene encoding stromal cell-derived factor 1 isoform X2 has product MDLRALALLAFALAVISLSEEKPVSLTYRCPCRFYESNVARANIKHLKILSTPNCSLQIVARLKSNSKQVCIDPKLKWIQEYLEKALNKGATQLEHVLLSLPVVKI; this is encoded by the exons ATGGACCTCCGCGCCCTGGCGCTGCTCGCCTTCGCCCTGGCCGTCATCTCCCTCTCGGAGG AGAAACCCGTCAGCCTGACTTACCGATGTCCCTGTCGATTCTACGAGAGCAACGTGGCAAGAGCCAATATTAAGCACCTCAAAATCCTCTCCACACCCAACTGCTCACTTCAGATTGT TGCAAGGCTCAAGAGCAACAGCAAGCAAGTGTGCATTGATCCCAAGTTAAAGTGGATCCAGGAATATCTGGAGAAAGCTTTAAACAA GGGAGCAACTCAGCTGGAACATGTTCTGCTCTCACTACCAGTAGTGAAGATCTGA